A portion of the Lolium rigidum isolate FL_2022 chromosome 1, APGP_CSIRO_Lrig_0.1, whole genome shotgun sequence genome contains these proteins:
- the LOC124702592 gene encoding nudix hydrolase 2-like, whose translation MSSSVNSAAVPESATAKNGANVEPLPFVNDKHGGVIIEMTAPMDPQVFSASLKSALSKWREQGIRGVWIKLPIGLANLIQSAVEEGFWYHHAEETYLMLAYWLPNSTHTLPVNATHRVGVGAFVMNDKREVLAVQEKSGVLRGLGVWKFPTGVVEPGEDINIGVVREVKEETGIDTEFIEVLAFRQSHKAYFEKSDLFFVCILRPLSFAITKQESEIEDAQWIPVEEFAAQPFVQKHELVKYILEVGLAKSDKEYAGFSPISIKSAFTDKQSFFYMNRRDLDKALGSGNAQQKSGL comes from the exons ATGTCGAGTTCGGTAAATTCAGCAGCGGTGCCGGAATCAGCCACGGCCAAGAACGGAGCCAATGTCGAGCCTCTTCCATTTGTGAATGACAAGCATGGGGGCGTAATTATTGAGATGACGGCCCCAATGGATCCGCAAGTTTTCTCAGCTTCCTTGAAATCTGCCTTGTCAAAATGGAGAGAGCAG GGAATAAGAGGTGTCTGGATAAAATTGCCGATTGGCCTTGCCAACCTTATTCAATCAGCAGTAGAG GAAGGATTCTGGTACCATCATGCAGAGGAAACTTACTTAATGCTTGCATACTGGCTTCCGAATTCGACTCATACATTACCTGTAAATGCTACACACCGTGTAGGTGTTGGAGCTTTTGTAATGAATGACAAAAGAGAG GTATTGGCTGTCCAAGAAAAAAGTGGTGTACTTCGAGGACTAGGTGTATGGAAATTTCCAACTGGAGTTGTTGAACCA GGTGAAGATATAAACATTGGAGTTGTAAGAGAAGTAAAAGAAGAGACAGGG ATTGATACAGAATTCATTGAAGTACTTGCCTTCAG GCAGAGCCACAAAGCTTATTTTGAAAAATCGGATTTATTTTTTGTGTGTATCTTACGGCCACTTTCCTTTGCCATTACTAAGCAAGAATCCGAAATTGAGGATGCTCAG TGGATACCAGTGGAGGAATTTGCAGCACAACCATTTGTACAGAAACATGAGCTCGTGAAGTACATTCTTGAAGTTGGTCTGGCTAAGTCGGACAAGGAATATGCTGGATTTTCGCCAATTAGCATAAAATCCGCATTCACGGACAAACAGTCCTTCTTTTACATGAACAGGAGGGACCTGGACAAAGCATTGGGGTCCGGCAATGCACAACAAAAAAGCGGGTTGTGA